AAGCTCAAGAGCATCTTGAGGAGCTACAAAAGGATCTTGCAAGTCAAGCAGATACTTCGCTTATTAAGGAAGAAGTAACTAGCGAAGACATTGCAGAGGTGGTTGCAAAATGGACAGGAATCCCTGTACAAAAAATGCTACAGGGAGAACGTGAGAAGTTACTCAAGTTAGAAGACGAGTTGCACAAACGTGTAGTGGGACAACGTGAGGCTATTGTTGCCGTAAGTGATGCCGTACGACGCAGCCGTGCAGGTTTACAAGATCAAAAGAAGCCAATTGGTTCGTTCTTATTTTTAGGAACAACCGGTGTAGGTAAAACAGAACTTGCAAAAGCACTGGCAGAGTACCTCTTTGATGATGAGAATGCAATGACGCGCATTGATATGAGTGAGTATCAAGAGCGTCACAGTGTGAGCCGTCTGGTGGGAGCGCCTCCAGGATACGTAGGTTATGATGAAGGTGGCCAGCTTACGGAGGCCGTGCGACGTCGTCCTTACTCTGTGGTGTTGCTCGATGAGATTGAGAAGGCACACCCAGATACGTTTAACGTGTTATTACAGGTGCTTGATGAAGGTAGACTTACAGATAATAAAGGCCGCACTGCCGACTTTAGAAATGCCATTATCATTATGACTTCAAATATGGGTAGTCATATTATAAAAGAGCGTTTTGAGGCGATTCCAGATGTAGATGCTGCGATGGAATCTGCAAAGATTGATGTTCTTGGCTTATTAAAACAAAACATACGTCCAGAGTTCTTAAATAGAATAGATGACATTGTAATGTTTAGTCCGCTTACGCGAAAAGACATTCGGGATATTGTGAAGTTGCAGTTTAAAGGGATTCAAAAAATGCTTGCACAGCAAAATATTACGCTAGACGCCACAAAACAGGCAATAGACTTTATATCCGAAGCAGGTTTCCAGCCAGAATATGGTGCAAGACCTGTGAAGAGAGCTATGCAACGCGAAGTGCTTAATCAGTTATCAAAAGAAATTTTGAGCGGTAAAGTAGCATCAGACAGCGTGATACTCGTAGACTCCTTTGACGACAAACTCGTCTTTAGAAACGAAGGAGAACGCACAGGAGAAGAAGAATAAAGATTGATTGACGATCATGTAAAGTGGATATCTAGAGATAGGTATCCACTTTTTTTATGGCCTGACTAGTAAGTTTTTACGGCTCTTTATGCGGTGACGAATACACTAATAAGTGTATATTTAGGAAATCAATTAAAATAGGCACTACTGCACCGCACTGGGCTTATGTAGAGGGCTGTTGACCACAATAAACTAAAACAATCAAAACATTGGATAAATATTTATATACATTATTAACATTCACTCTTTCAATAATATCCGGAGTAATAGGCTACTATCTAAAGCAACTAATTGACAAGAAAAAATCTAAAAATCTAAAAATCTTAAATGTCGATTTGAGCATAGCTCAGGCCTGTAGTTTATCACACAATCCAAAAGGTTATTTACCTTCACGCCTATCAGTAAAATTGGAAAATCTTTCACAAACTGATATTACTGTTAAAAGTATTTCATTGAAACATCGTAAGCATTTGGATATTTTTCCAGCTCAAATGATAACGGATAATGAGAACACAATAAAACAATATGAAATCAAGACTTTTTCGTACAAAATGGAAAAAGACATTATAAATCAAAACAGTAACAATGAAATAATAAACGTAAGGAAAAAGTTGTTAGAATTACCAACTGAATTTATTGGTACTTTATATTGGTATGTATTTAACTTGAAAGAAACTACCAAATCACGCAAAGAATTTGATAAAAAAATTAAAGGTTTAATGGTAAAAATATATACAAATATTGGCGAATATGAGAGAAAACTAAAACGAAATGAACTTAATCATTTAAAACAAGCTTTAGATAAATTTTACCCAAACCAATAGCAATAATTACTGTGGGCAACAAAGAACTGAGTCAAAAAATAAGCCTAATTCATCTGCGCTCTTTACAAGTTTTTTAGCTGATTTTAACCTATAATTTTCATTAAAGGTTTTTCCTGACTTTAAGCTTTCGCGAAAGCATTATCTTTCTCAAATACTTGTATATTTAAATCATAAATTAAAAAACAATCAAATAGGCAGTACCGCACCGAACTCGCTTTGTGTAGTTACCTGTTGCCATCAATTTAAACCAAACGCATTGAACAAAGAAAAATTATCACAATTTGAAAGAATAAAAATATTTCTTAATGAATATTATTTTGGTTACGGAATTTTCTTCTCAATCTTAAGAATTGTAGCTGGACCATTGATATTGATAATGGGTCTAAACTTGTATTATAATGGCAATACAAAACCTGGAATTGGATACTCTGGATTTATGATTTTTTTTGGAATTTACTATATGCTAAAACCTTTGATTATTATTCTAACCCAAAAGTCTTGGTTTCAGAATTTTGACCTTGACTACACAATTAATCCTGACAAAATTATTATTGAATCAGACAAAAGTAAATCTGAATTAGATTACTCTCACTTAAAAACAGTTCTGAAAAGGAAAACATATTACGCTCTCAAAACGAAATCAAAACAAGGAATTTATTTACCAATAAAACTTTTGGAATCGAACGAAATCGATATTCTGAATAAACTGAAAAACAATACAGGCAACAAAGAACTAAGTTAAAAAACAAGCCTACTTCGGCTGGGCTCAGTACAAGCTTTTAAGCTAATTTTGATCCATAATTCACATCGCAGAGCCCTCTCCAATTTACCCTTCCGCGAAAGCATCATCCTTCTTAAATACTTGTATATAAACGATCAATTAAAAAATAATAGAACAGGAATATTAGAAGTTCCGATAGCTATCGGGAGATGCGCTTGCTTTTATAGGGAACTGTTGGGATGCATAATCACTCAGCAAACTGATAAAAACTCTTTTTGTATATTTGATTAGTTAACTCAATTAATATGGATATTCAATCAACAAAAATTGAATTGGTAAAAACTATCTTAGCGATAGAAAATAGTGATTTTATTCAAAAAGTAGCTGACTTTGTAAATGCTGAAAAAGTTGATTTTTGGAATGAATTAACTACTTCTGAAAAAGATGAAATTAAAGAAGGGATCAATCAGCTTGATCACGGAAAGCGAGTTTCTTATGATTCATTCTTGAAAAAGATTTCTTAATGGAAGTATTCTTATCTGAATTAGCAGAAAGAAAACTCCTGAAACTCTCCGAATATCTCTTAGAAACTTGGAATCTAAAAACGCGTGATAAGTTTATTGAAAAACTAACTGTAAAAATTAAACAGATTTCTTATCAACTAGAAAGCTGCCCTCAATCTTCAGATCTCAAAGCCCTGTATAAGTGTGTTGTAACAAAACAAACTACCTTTTATTATAGAATTTCGACAAATCTAAACGAAATTGAAATAATTACAATTTTTGACACAAGACAAAATCCTGACAAACTAAGAAAGGATATTTAAAATACAACTCAGCATACATAAAACTGCTACGGCTGATTGCCAAAAAGCACAGGTTTCAATTATAGAAAGTTCAATTGTCATTGCAGTTAGACATGACAATACATGAAGCGTCCCGATTACACTGAAAATTGAAAACTGTCTATGCGATGCGTGAAAACGCAAATATCTGTATATTTAAATAATCAATTAAAGAACTACGCGATAGGCTTACTTGCACAACCAATAGTTGTTGGAGTTAAATTGTCTTTATTTAGGGGCCTGTTGGTAATAAATTGAAATGATGATTAAAATCTGGAATTACATAAAGGAAAATAAAACTGTTAGTATTTTGAACCTAATCGTATTTCTGATTCTAATTGTTCCCAATTCTTACTCTTTTGGACATAACTACGAAACGGAAGAATTACATTGGATTCCAAATTTTGTGTTTAAAGAAATTGACCTGATTGTATTTTATTTACCAATTCTGATTTTAACAATCGGATTTCAACTTTCTAAAAAAACTATTTGGAGAAATACATTTTTGATTTTGTTTATTGTTTTCTCAATTCTTTACTTTATTGGAGCAGTATTTTCGTTATCATTTCCAATTCAGGATTTTTCACCTGGAATTGGGAATTTATTGATTCTGACTTTATTTCCTCTAATTATAATTATTTTCAAAAGCAAACAATATTAACGCAATAAAAAGAAAAAACTATTGGCAATAAAGAACTCAGTTAGAAACAAAATCAAAATTTATAGTGTCCTAAACTATCGTAACAAAATCCCCCTAACCCCCACTAAGGCACGATAAATGTATATAAGAAAACGTTTGTTACCATTAACTATCTTTGTAACTCATACATATACCATGAAAAACATTCCATTCCTATTTATACTATTTGTTGCGTTCTCTTTAAGCGCTCAACAAAACTACTATACCTTTCAAGGTGACACCTATGACGAGGAAAGCTTTCAAGCCAAACTAAAATCTATAGAAGAGGTTTACGGTGCGCAAGGAAGCTGGAAATACACAAAAGCCAACTTTAAAGTTCGCCATTCTCGTGTGCGACAAGACTCCATTATACAAGAGGTCGAGGTGATGCTGTCGCAATCTAATAGCGCGCCTCTAGATATTAATGTAGGAGTAAATGGATTAATTAATAAACCTCTACCCGACTTTCAGCTGCAAGATCTTACAAATGGGCTTAAGTCTAAGGAGAGTTATAATGATAAAATCACACTCATTAACTTGTGGTTTACGAGCTGCCCTCCTTGTATCGCAGAGATACCTTATCTCAATGATCTCAAGAAACAGTATGAAGATCGCGTAAATTTTGTCGCTATCACTTTTGAGCCAAAAAGTAAAATCGACGATTTTTTAACTAAGAAACCGTTTGACTTTGAGCACCTAGTAGATGGTGCCAGCTATTTAAAGCAAGATTTGAAAACCAACACATATCCTAAGCTCGTATTTATGGATCGCAATGGTACCGTACGCTTTGTAGAAAATGCGGTAATGGCTCAAGGCAGAGGTCCAGCAGCAGAGGTTACAGAAATCCTTAAGGAACATCTTGACTATCTTTTAGCAGATAACTAATGGAAAACATCGTAGAGCCAACTCCAGATTACTCCCCACTTGAGGAAAAACTCAATGTATGGACACATGGATTTGGTTTTGTAGCAAGTTTGATTGCTTTGGGTTTTTTAAGCTTTCGCGAAAGCGTATCAATCACAGCAACCGTTAGTCTCATTATTTTTGGAGTTAGCATGTCTGTGCTGTATTTTGCCTCTACGGCTTACCACAGTGCTGTAAAACCAATACGTAGAGCTAGATTAAAGATTTTTGACCACGCGGCAATCTACGTACTCATTGCAGGAACTTACACACCTTTTACACTCGTAACTTTAGAAGGAAGTACTGGATGGTGGATTTTTGGGATTGCATGGTCTATCGCTTTATTCGGTATTATTTTAAAACTTTTTTTTACAGGACGATTTGATATTCTTTCTACCATTCTTTATGTAGCAATGGGTTGGCTTATCGTTTTTGCATACAAACCATTACTAGCAAATCTTGATCCAGCTGGAGTGCAATGGCTTTTTACTGGAGGTATTTTATATACGATAGGTGCTGTACTTTACAGCATTTCTCGCATTCCTTATAACCATGCTATTTTTCATGTATTTGTCTTGGGAGGCACAGCCTCTCACTTTATTGCAGTTTACAACTACGTAGGAGTTTAAACCTTTCGAAGATTATAAAACAAAAAATGCCCCTCAATGAGGGGCATTTTTATTGCTAATAATAATAATAATAAGAATCTACAATAGCTTAGTTAAAGATATAACGTAGTCCTAATTGTGCTTGCCATCTGTTTAAAAGACTTGCATCTGTTCCAAATGTTTGCGTAAGCTCTTCGTTGAATGTGTATGTAGGTACACCGTCTGCAACGCTTACACTTACCGGCTGGATACTGTTAGGTTGCTCAACTAGTCCCCAATCAGAATTGATAAAGTTTCCTAAGTTAAGAACGTCTACACTAAACTGGATGGTGTTTTTCTTTCCTTTTACATCAAAATTAAAATCTTGTAATAAACGGAAATCTACACGGCTTCTCCATGGTGCAAGTGCTCCATAACGCTCTGCATACTGACCACGATTATCACTTAAGTAATCATCTTGCTCGATGTACTGATTAAATGCTGCTGCTTGCTCTGGAGTAGCAAAATTTTGCTGTGTTACTTCTCCAGCAGTTGGGATGTAAATAAGGTCGTTAAAGTTACTTCCGTCACCATTAACATCTCCAGCATAGGTATAGTTAAAACGTCCTCCTCTAGCCCACTCTGCAAATGTAGAAATGGTAGTAGCAAACTTGCCATCGCCATATTCAAACTTCTTTGAAGCTACAGCAATTACTCTGTGCTGATCACCATATCGTGAGTTCGATAACACTGCGTCATTTGCATTACCACGTATTGCATTTGCATTAAATGCATCACCAGTAATCTCTGCATCGATAGAGTTTACATTTTTAGAATCTAGGTAGTTATATGCTACACTTGCATAAAGTCCGTTACCAAATGATTTTTCTGCTTTTAATGTAGCGTTGATTGTACGACCATTATCAGAGTTTGTAAATACATACGCATTTGTAGGTCCTCCAAAGGCATTAGTAGAAAAATCTGAAGCTTGATAGATAGGTCTGTTATCAACTCCTTCTAACGTAGCAGATGGGTTATCTAGTGCCCAGTTTTGAACGTGTGCTGCGTTAAGATCTTTTGTGTAAGAGAAATCTCCTGTAAGTACCACTCCATTTTCTAAGCGGTAATCAACACCAATGTTAGATCTCCACACTTGTGGCCATTTGAAATCTTGATCTACCGTTTGGTAAAAGAAAAAGTCAACGCCTTGTACTTGGTTACCTAACCATACAAAAGGAAAACGACCTGTAAATATACCTGTTCCTCCACGTACTTGGAATGTCTTATCTCCTTCTACATCCCAGTTAAAACCTAATCTAGGTGAGAATAAGAATCCATTATCTGGAAGTACCGTACTGTCCAATAAGATGTCTTCTCCAGTTGATGGATCTACATAAACATTTTCTGGTTGATATGTTCCTTTACGATCAATGTTCTCTTGAATTTTATCTTCTGTGTCAAAATATAAAGGCTTATCAAGGCGTAGCCCTAGTGTAAGCGTTAAATCATCTGTTGCTTTCCATTGATCTTGTCCATAAAGAGAGAACTGCCCTACATTAGTTTCGGCAAGAGCCCAACCTTGTGGATCACCAATAGGAAGACCATTATTCTCGTTAAATTCTGCCTCTGCAGATAAGAATGTACCTTGATATTGGTTTACTAAGAAATCTTGAAAAGCGACAAGATCAGTTTCTCCCGTTGTATCATTTACATAATCTGTATCTAGTACTCCATCACCATCAAAATCCATGTCTTGATCGATTGCTACACTTCCGAATAAATCAAAACCGTATCCTGTTAAGTTAAAAGAGTTGTAGAAGCTAAATTTCTCAAATGACGTACCTAAAGTAAATGTGTGACTTCCAGAAACAATATTCAAGTTGTTTGTGATTTGGAAAACTTGTTGCTCAAGTACATTTGAAATTGAAAATGGCTCATGACCTGCTATGATATAGTTTTGTCCTCCTTTTGTAATGTTTATAGATGGACCTGGTGTAGAAAAAGGCTTTCTAAAATCATCAAAGAACGTGTAACCTACTTGTAATTTGTTTGAGATGTTACTAGCAATGTCGCTATTCCACTCAAACTGGAAAGAATCTATGTTGTTGTTAATTTCGTATCCTGCATTTTCAAACTGCAATGTAGTCTGGTTAGGTCCACGCAATGCAATAGCATTTGGGTTTGCTGGATTTTCCTTAGAAGAGCGTAGTAAGTTGTAAACAAGTGCTACACGGTTCTTATCATTCACGTTCCAATCTAATTTAAAAAGTGCTTTTGTAGAACCTGCATCAAAGTTAAACCCTTCATATCTTCCTGGCTCATAAAAAGAACCATCTGCATACTGGATACTTCCTAGCGCAGCAGAAACAGCATCAAGATCTGCTGGTAATACTCGGGACTCATTAATAGCTCCGGTATTTCTGTTAGGTGCCCATGGAGCTCCAAGATCTGATCTAGATTCCTTTTCAAAGTTTGCAAAGAAAAATAGTTTGTTTTTGATGATGGGCCCTCCTATAGAGATACCATAAGTATTCTGGCTTTGATCTGCTTTAAAAACATCATCTCCAGCAACTTTACCACCTGTAAGATCTTCATTTCTGTAAAAACCGTAAACAGTTCCTTTTACTTCATTCGATCCACTCTTAGTTACAGCATTTACAGAAGCTCCTGTAAATCCAGAAAGCGTTACATCATAAGGAGCTGTACTTACTTGAATTTGCTCAATAGCATCAAGAGAAATAGGTTGAGAACCTGTCTGTCCTCCTGGAGTCGCAGCATCAAGTCCAAATGGGTTGTTAAAAACCGCCCCATCAAGACTAAAGTTATTGTACTGATCGTTACGTCCTCCAAAAGATCCGTTACTAGAAGCACTAGGCTCTAAACGGTAAAAATCTGCTGCAGATCTAGATATTGTTGGAAGTGACTTTAATTGTCTCTCACCTACATTTGTCGCTGCACCTGTGCGTCCATCACTAAAAGTATTATTACGAGAACCCGTAATCACTACTTCTTCTAACGCATTACTATCTTCGCTCAGCGTTACTTCAACATTGTACGTTTCACCTAAGTTAAGATTTACACCTGTAAACTCTTGACTTTGGAATCCTACATAACTCATGGTGATTGTATATGGCCCACCCACACGTAGATTTAATAGACTAAAACGACCATCAAAGTCTGTAATAGCACCATACTTTGTACCTGTAGGAGTGTGTACTGCAAGTACGTTTGCTCCTGGCAAAGTCTCGCTACCTCCATTTACTACTCCCGAAATAGAGGAAGTAGTTACTTGTGCCTGCAAACTAAAAGCGCCAAGTACTACGATTAAAAAGAAAAAATTTTTGAACATAAAGTTTGAATTTGTTTCCGTAAAAATACTAGAGTAAATCAAAGAATACATTCATTTTAGTAACATTTCTTTAGCATTTTCTTAACAATTGTTCAATACTTTATTGGCTCGCTTTCGCGAAAGCGTAAAACAATCATAAAAAACATCAATAATACCTGATCATTAACATAATATCAATCCAAAATTTTCTAAAATAACTTATTTAATACACAAGCAACTCCTAACACATGAACTCTATAAAAGATGATATCTCATAAATGAATAATTATCTTTGCAGTCTATGACAAGTAATCAAAAAACGCAAAAACAAATCCTTGATAAGCTAGGGATAAAGACGCTCAATGAGATGCAAGAGGCAGCTCAACTCGCAATTCAATCTGCAAGAGAGGTGATATTACTATCTCCTACAGGTACGGGTAAGACACTCGCTTTTTTATTACCTGTAATAGAAGCGCTTGATCCAGACTTTGAAGAAGTACAATTACTTATCGTAGTTCCTTCTCGAGAACTCGCTATCCAGATAGAAAACGTGGCTCGCAATATGGGGACTGGATATAAAATACACGCGGCTTATGGAGGGCAAAGTTTTAATACAGATAGACAAGCTATAAAACATCGCCCAGCTATTTTAATAGGGACACCTGGTAGACTAGCAGACCATTTAAGAAGAGAAACTTTTTCTACAGATTATATTAAAACATTAGTTCTAGATGAATTTGACAAGTCGCTAGAAGTAGGTTTTGAAGGTGAAATGACAGAAATCATTAGTTTTTTACCAGCGCTAGAAAAGAAAGTGCTTACCTCTGCAACACAGGGAATAGATATTCCAAAGTTTGTAGGCCTTACTTCTCCAGTAGAAGTAGATTACTTGCATCAAGGAGGATCAAAACTTGAGCTAAAAGCTATTGTATCGCCAGATAAAGATAAGCTTGACATGCTTGTGAAAACATTATGTCATCTAGGCGATCAGCCTGGGATTATCTTTTGCAACTTTAAAGGAACAATCGCACGTATAAGTGAATACCTTAGTGATCGTGGTATTGCTCACGGGACTTTTTATGGTGGGATGGAGCAACGAGAGCGAGAGCTGTCGTTACTTAAATTTCGTAATGGCACGCACCAATTACTACTTGCTACAGACCTTGCGGCCCGTGGTATCGATGTGCCAGAAATAAAATTTATACTTCACTACCACTTACCTATTCACGCAGAAGAGTTTACACACCGTAATGGTCGTACTGCTCGTATGCAATCTGAAGGAACTGCATATGTATTACACTGGAAAGATGAGAAACTTCCAGAGTTTATGCCACAAATGGGTGAAGAGTTTATACATGATAAAGGTATTCCTGATGGATCACAGTGGCATACTTTAGAACTTTCTGGAGGGCGTAAGGATAAGATTTCTAAAGGTGATATTGCTGGTTTCTTTTTTAAAGAAGGAAACATAGACAGAGCACACCTAGGAACTATAGAGGTAAAAAACACACAATCATTTGTAGCTGTACATAAAAGTATCGCAGAAGAAATGATAAAGAGACTAGATAACAAGCGACTTAAAAAAGCAAAATTAAGAATACAACACGCTTAGAGAAGTCTTTGTATAACAGAAAAGGATTGTAAAAACTACGTTTTATGAGTAGTCTTTACAATCCTTTTTTAATGATAACTAATTTGGGCGATAAGAATTACTTTACATCTACAAAGCGAGCAAACCATTTATAAAGGTCTCCTCGAGTTATTACAGCACCTTCACTTATAAGTTTAAACTTATCTGCATTGCGATCTGCGCTATAATCTTTGCTTGCACTCATAAAGACAACATCATCATCCCCTAAGTTTTCTTTAAGCCATGCATAGCCTTCGGCAGTGGTGATGTCTATATCTTCCTTATTGATTTTTACAGCAATAAGTGACATATTATTTTCTCCTAGTAAGAATAAGTGCATCTGGTTAGGAGATACGTGCTCTAGGTATTGTGCTTTGGTAAGCACACCTTCCCACACAAGATCTGAGAAAACATCTATTTCCTCTTCGGCTACTTGTGGTTGTTTCTCTTTAATGGTTGCCCATTCATCACCAGTGATAGATTGC
The genomic region above belongs to Dokdonia sp. Dokd-P16 and contains:
- a CDS encoding YcxB family protein, which translates into the protein MNKEKLSQFERIKIFLNEYYFGYGIFFSILRIVAGPLILIMGLNLYYNGNTKPGIGYSGFMIFFGIYYMLKPLIIILTQKSWFQNFDLDYTINPDKIIIESDKSKSELDYSHLKTVLKRKTYYALKTKSKQGIYLPIKLLESNEIDILNKLKNNTGNKELS
- a CDS encoding type II toxin-antitoxin system RelE/ParE family toxin, with protein sequence MEVFLSELAERKLLKLSEYLLETWNLKTRDKFIEKLTVKIKQISYQLESCPQSSDLKALYKCVVTKQTTFYYRISTNLNEIEIITIFDTRQNPDKLRKDI
- a CDS encoding TlpA family protein disulfide reductase produces the protein MKNIPFLFILFVAFSLSAQQNYYTFQGDTYDEESFQAKLKSIEEVYGAQGSWKYTKANFKVRHSRVRQDSIIQEVEVMLSQSNSAPLDINVGVNGLINKPLPDFQLQDLTNGLKSKESYNDKITLINLWFTSCPPCIAEIPYLNDLKKQYEDRVNFVAITFEPKSKIDDFLTKKPFDFEHLVDGASYLKQDLKTNTYPKLVFMDRNGTVRFVENAVMAQGRGPAAEVTEILKEHLDYLLADN
- the trhA gene encoding PAQR family membrane homeostasis protein TrhA; this translates as MENIVEPTPDYSPLEEKLNVWTHGFGFVASLIALGFLSFRESVSITATVSLIIFGVSMSVLYFASTAYHSAVKPIRRARLKIFDHAAIYVLIAGTYTPFTLVTLEGSTGWWIFGIAWSIALFGIILKLFFTGRFDILSTILYVAMGWLIVFAYKPLLANLDPAGVQWLFTGGILYTIGAVLYSISRIPYNHAIFHVFVLGGTASHFIAVYNYVGV
- a CDS encoding TonB-dependent receptor, with amino-acid sequence MFKNFFFLIVVLGAFSLQAQVTTSSISGVVNGGSETLPGANVLAVHTPTGTKYGAITDFDGRFSLLNLRVGGPYTITMSYVGFQSQEFTGVNLNLGETYNVEVTLSEDSNALEEVVITGSRNNTFSDGRTGAATNVGERQLKSLPTISRSAADFYRLEPSASSNGSFGGRNDQYNNFSLDGAVFNNPFGLDAATPGGQTGSQPISLDAIEQIQVSTAPYDVTLSGFTGASVNAVTKSGSNEVKGTVYGFYRNEDLTGGKVAGDDVFKADQSQNTYGISIGGPIIKNKLFFFANFEKESRSDLGAPWAPNRNTGAINESRVLPADLDAVSAALGSIQYADGSFYEPGRYEGFNFDAGSTKALFKLDWNVNDKNRVALVYNLLRSSKENPANPNAIALRGPNQTTLQFENAGYEINNNIDSFQFEWNSDIASNISNKLQVGYTFFDDFRKPFSTPGPSINITKGGQNYIIAGHEPFSISNVLEQQVFQITNNLNIVSGSHTFTLGTSFEKFSFYNSFNLTGYGFDLFGSVAIDQDMDFDGDGVLDTDYVNDTTGETDLVAFQDFLVNQYQGTFLSAEAEFNENNGLPIGDPQGWALAETNVGQFSLYGQDQWKATDDLTLTLGLRLDKPLYFDTEDKIQENIDRKGTYQPENVYVDPSTGEDILLDSTVLPDNGFLFSPRLGFNWDVEGDKTFQVRGGTGIFTGRFPFVWLGNQVQGVDFFFYQTVDQDFKWPQVWRSNIGVDYRLENGVVLTGDFSYTKDLNAAHVQNWALDNPSATLEGVDNRPIYQASDFSTNAFGGPTNAYVFTNSDNGRTINATLKAEKSFGNGLYASVAYNYLDSKNVNSIDAEITGDAFNANAIRGNANDAVLSNSRYGDQHRVIAVASKKFEYGDGKFATTISTFAEWARGGRFNYTYAGDVNGDGSNFNDLIYIPTAGEVTQQNFATPEQAAAFNQYIEQDDYLSDNRGQYAERYGALAPWRSRVDFRLLQDFNFDVKGKKNTIQFSVDVLNLGNFINSDWGLVEQPNSIQPVSVSVADGVPTYTFNEELTQTFGTDASLLNRWQAQLGLRYIFN
- a CDS encoding DEAD/DEAH box helicase — protein: MTSNQKTQKQILDKLGIKTLNEMQEAAQLAIQSAREVILLSPTGTGKTLAFLLPVIEALDPDFEEVQLLIVVPSRELAIQIENVARNMGTGYKIHAAYGGQSFNTDRQAIKHRPAILIGTPGRLADHLRRETFSTDYIKTLVLDEFDKSLEVGFEGEMTEIISFLPALEKKVLTSATQGIDIPKFVGLTSPVEVDYLHQGGSKLELKAIVSPDKDKLDMLVKTLCHLGDQPGIIFCNFKGTIARISEYLSDRGIAHGTFYGGMEQRERELSLLKFRNGTHQLLLATDLAARGIDVPEIKFILHYHLPIHAEEFTHRNGRTARMQSEGTAYVLHWKDEKLPEFMPQMGEEFIHDKGIPDGSQWHTLELSGGRKDKISKGDIAGFFFKEGNIDRAHLGTIEVKNTQSFVAVHKSIAEEMIKRLDNKRLKKAKLRIQHA
- a CDS encoding DUF6495 family protein — encoded protein: MKYARLTKEQLEELKPEFINFLATQSITGDEWATIKEKQPQVAEEEIDVFSDLVWEGVLTKAQYLEHVSPNQMHLFLLGENNMSLIAVKINKEDIDITTAEGYAWLKENLGDDDVVFMSASKDYSADRNADKFKLISEGAVITRGDLYKWFARFVDVK